A window from Aeromonas rivipollensis encodes these proteins:
- the rpsH gene encoding 30S ribosomal protein S8 produces the protein MSMQDPIADMLTRIRNGQAASKVAVSMPSSKLKVAIAKVLKEEGYIAGYSVAGDVKPELEIELKYFQGKPVVELIQRVSRPGLRIYKRTTDLPKVMGGLGVAIVSTSKGVMTDRAARKASMGGEIICYVA, from the coding sequence ATGAGCATGCAAGATCCGATCGCGGATATGCTGACCCGCATCCGTAACGGTCAGGCGGCGAGCAAAGTTGCGGTTTCCATGCCTTCTTCCAAGCTGAAAGTGGCTATTGCCAAAGTGCTGAAGGAAGAAGGTTACATCGCTGGCTACTCCGTAGCAGGTGATGTGAAGCCGGAACTGGAAATTGAACTGAAATATTTCCAGGGCAAGCCGGTTGTAGAACTGATCCAACGCGTGAGCCGTCCCGGCCTGCGTATTTACAAGCGCACTACTGATCTGCCGAAAGTCATGGGCGGTCTCGGTGTTGCTATCGTGTCCACGTCTAAAGGTGTGATGACCGACCGTGCTGCCCGCAAGGCAAGCATGGGTGGTGAGATCATCTGCTACGTCGCTTAA
- the rpsN gene encoding 30S ribosomal protein S14: MAKTSMKAREAKRAKLAAKFATKRTELKAIIVDMNASEEARWDAVLQLQQLPRDSSPSRQRNRCNITGRPHGFLRKFGLSRIKVREHAMKGEIPGLKKASW, from the coding sequence ATGGCTAAAACATCCATGAAAGCACGTGAAGCAAAGCGTGCGAAGCTGGCAGCCAAGTTCGCGACCAAGCGTACCGAGCTGAAAGCTATCATCGTTGATATGAACGCTTCTGAAGAAGCGCGTTGGGATGCTGTCTTGCAACTGCAACAGCTGCCCCGTGATTCCAGTCCGTCCCGCCAGCGTAACCGTTGCAACATCACTGGTCGTCCGCACGGTTTCCTGCGGAAGTTTGGCCTCTCTCGCATCAAGGTGCGTGAGCATGCCATGAAGGGCGAAATTCCGGGCCTCAAAAAGGCCTCTTGGTAA
- the rplE gene encoding 50S ribosomal protein L5 — MAKLHDYYKSDVVNELSKQFGYKTIMQVPRIEKITLNMGVGEAISDKKLLENAAADMAAISGQKPLITKARKSVAGFKIREGYPIGCKVTLRGERMWEFLERLICISVPRIRDFRGLNAKAFDGRGNYSMGVREQIIFPEIDYDKVDRVRGLDITITTSANTDEEGRALLAAFNFPFRK, encoded by the coding sequence ATGGCGAAACTGCATGATTACTACAAATCCGATGTAGTAAATGAACTGTCCAAGCAGTTCGGTTACAAGACTATCATGCAAGTCCCTCGGATCGAGAAAATCACCCTGAACATGGGTGTTGGTGAAGCGATCTCTGACAAGAAGTTGCTGGAAAATGCTGCTGCCGATATGGCTGCCATTTCCGGTCAGAAGCCGCTGATCACCAAAGCACGCAAATCTGTTGCGGGCTTCAAGATTCGTGAAGGCTACCCGATAGGTTGTAAAGTAACCCTGCGTGGCGAGCGTATGTGGGAGTTCCTGGAACGGCTGATTTGCATCTCCGTACCGCGTATCCGTGACTTCCGTGGTCTGAACGCCAAGGCGTTTGATGGCCGTGGTAACTACTCCATGGGCGTGCGTGAGCAAATCATCTTCCCGGAAATCGACTATGACAAGGTCGATCGCGTCCGTGGTCTGGATATCACCATCACCACTTCCGCGAATACCGACGAAGAAGGCCGTGCTCTGCTGGCTGCCTTTAACTTCCCATTCCGCAAGTAA
- the rplX gene encoding 50S ribosomal protein L24 — MAAKIRREDEVIVLTGKDKGKRGKVTQVLIAKGKVIVEGINQVKKHQKPVPALGQAGGIVTKEAPIDVSNIALFNSATGKADRVGFRIEDGKKVRFFKSTGELVK; from the coding sequence ATGGCAGCTAAAATCCGTCGCGAAGACGAAGTAATTGTTCTTACCGGCAAAGACAAGGGCAAGCGTGGCAAAGTCACTCAAGTCCTGATTGCAAAAGGTAAGGTAATCGTGGAAGGCATCAACCAGGTGAAGAAACACCAGAAGCCGGTACCCGCATTGGGTCAGGCTGGCGGTATCGTCACCAAAGAAGCCCCCATCGATGTATCTAACATCGCGCTGTTCAACTCTGCCACTGGCAAGGCTGACCGCGTTGGTTTCCGGATTGAAGACGGCAAGAAAGTCCGTTTCTTCAAATCCACCGGCGAACTTGTGAAGTAA
- the rplN gene encoding 50S ribosomal protein L14, with amino-acid sequence MIQMQSMLGVADNSGARSVMCIKVLGGSHRRYAGIGDIIKVSIKEAIPRGKVKKGDVYNAVVVRTRKGVRRPDGSVIRFDNNAAVLLNNNQQPIGTRIFGPVTRELRNEKFMKIVSLAPEVL; translated from the coding sequence ATGATCCAGATGCAAAGTATGCTGGGTGTTGCCGACAACTCCGGCGCTCGCAGTGTAATGTGTATTAAGGTTCTGGGTGGTTCGCACCGCCGTTATGCCGGCATCGGCGACATCATCAAGGTTTCCATCAAGGAAGCTATTCCTCGCGGTAAAGTGAAGAAAGGTGATGTGTATAACGCGGTGGTCGTACGCACCCGTAAAGGCGTTCGTCGTCCGGACGGCTCTGTCATCCGTTTCGACAACAATGCGGCTGTGTTGCTTAACAACAACCAACAGCCAATCGGTACTCGTATTTTTGGCCCGGTGACCCGTGAACTCCGTAATGAGAAGTTCATGAAGATTGTGTCCCTGGCACCCGAAGTACTGTAA
- the rpsQ gene encoding 30S ribosomal protein S17, with product MTDKIRTLQGRVISDKMDKSITVAIERKVKHPIYGKIIKRTTKLHVHDENNECKAGDLVEIRECRPLSKTKSWTLVAVVEKA from the coding sequence ATGACTGACAAGATCCGTACTCTGCAAGGTCGTGTAATTAGCGACAAGATGGACAAGTCCATCACCGTCGCTATCGAGCGCAAGGTAAAGCACCCGATCTACGGTAAGATCATCAAGCGCACTACCAAGCTGCACGTACATGACGAGAACAACGAGTGTAAAGCTGGCGATCTCGTGGAAATCCGCGAATGCCGCCCGCTGTCCAAGACCAAGTCCTGGACCCTGGTTGCTGTCGTAGAAAAGGCCTAA
- the rpmC gene encoding 50S ribosomal protein L29, producing the protein MKAQDLRQKSVEELNQELLGLLREQFNMRMQASTGQLAQTHTLKQVRRDVARIKTVLTEKAGA; encoded by the coding sequence ATGAAAGCCCAAGATCTGCGTCAAAAGAGCGTCGAAGAACTGAACCAGGAGCTGCTGGGTCTGCTGCGTGAGCAATTCAACATGCGCATGCAAGCTTCCACCGGCCAACTGGCTCAGACTCACACTCTGAAACAAGTGCGTCGTGACGTCGCACGTATCAAGACTGTACTGACTGAGAAGGCAGGTGCGTAA
- the rplP gene encoding 50S ribosomal protein L16: MLQPKRTKFRKTHKGRNRGLANSGNEVSFGTFGLKATSRGQLTARQIEAARRAMTRHVKRQGKIWIRVFPDKPITEKPLEVRMGKGKGNVEYWVCPIQPGKVLYEMDGVPEALAREAFALAAAKLSVQTTFVIKTVM; the protein is encoded by the coding sequence ATGTTGCAACCTAAGCGTACTAAATTCCGCAAGACCCATAAGGGTCGTAACCGCGGTCTGGCCAACTCTGGTAACGAAGTATCCTTCGGTACCTTTGGCCTGAAGGCGACATCTCGTGGTCAACTGACTGCTCGTCAAATCGAAGCAGCCCGTCGTGCCATGACCCGTCACGTAAAGCGTCAAGGTAAGATCTGGATCCGTGTGTTCCCGGACAAGCCCATCACCGAAAAGCCCCTCGAAGTTCGTATGGGTAAAGGTAAGGGCAACGTGGAATATTGGGTCTGCCCGATCCAGCCTGGCAAGGTTCTGTACGAGATGGATGGTGTACCTGAGGCTCTGGCGCGTGAAGCGTTTGCCCTGGCCGCAGCTAAGCTGTCCGTTCAGACCACTTTCGTAATTAAGACGGTGATGTGA
- the rpsC gene encoding 30S ribosomal protein S3, with translation MGQKVHPNGIRLGITKPWNSTWFANTKDFADNLYSDFQVRQFLTKELKNASLSKITIERPAKSIRVTIHTARPGVVIGKKGEDVEKLRKAVAAIAGVPAQINISEVRKPELDGKLVADSITSQLERRVMFRRAMKRAVQNAMRLGAKGIKVEVSGRLGGAEIARTEWYREGRVPLHTLRADIDYATSEAHTTYGVIGVKVWIFKGEVLGGLAAVNAAAAQEQAPAKPKRDNKRRAAK, from the coding sequence ATGGGTCAGAAAGTACATCCTAATGGCATTCGCCTGGGTATTACCAAGCCTTGGAATTCTACCTGGTTCGCGAACACCAAAGACTTCGCTGACAACCTGTACAGCGATTTCCAAGTACGCCAGTTCCTGACCAAGGAGCTGAAAAACGCTTCCTTGTCCAAGATCACCATCGAGCGTCCGGCCAAGAGCATCCGTGTGACCATTCACACCGCTCGTCCGGGTGTCGTGATCGGCAAGAAAGGCGAAGACGTTGAGAAACTGCGCAAAGCCGTAGCCGCTATTGCTGGCGTGCCTGCTCAGATCAACATTTCCGAAGTCCGCAAGCCGGAGCTGGATGGCAAACTCGTTGCCGACAGCATCACTTCTCAGCTGGAACGTCGCGTAATGTTCCGTCGCGCTATGAAGCGCGCCGTACAGAACGCCATGCGCCTGGGTGCCAAGGGCATCAAAGTAGAAGTGTCCGGTCGTCTGGGCGGCGCTGAAATCGCGCGTACCGAATGGTACCGTGAAGGTCGTGTGCCTTTGCACACCCTGCGTGCCGACATCGACTACGCAACTTCTGAAGCCCACACCACTTACGGTGTGATCGGCGTCAAAGTTTGGATCTTCAAGGGCGAAGTTCTGGGCGGTCTGGCTGCTGTTAACGCTGCCGCTGCTCAAGAGCAAGCTCCTGCAAAGCCCAAGCGTGACAACAAGCGCCGCGCTGCTAAGTAA
- the rplV gene encoding 50S ribosomal protein L22: MEAIAKHRYARTSAQKARLVADQVRGLSVDKALNILTFSPKKAAVLVKKVLESAIANAEHNEGADIDALRVATIMVDEGPSMKRIRPRAKGRADRILKRTAHITVVVSDAKAGR; this comes from the coding sequence ATGGAAGCTATCGCTAAACACCGTTATGCCCGTACTTCTGCCCAGAAAGCTCGTCTGGTAGCCGATCAAGTACGTGGTCTGTCCGTAGACAAGGCTCTGAACATCCTGACCTTCAGCCCGAAAAAGGCTGCGGTTCTGGTGAAGAAAGTGCTGGAATCTGCCATTGCAAACGCTGAGCACAACGAAGGCGCCGACATCGACGCCCTGCGTGTTGCCACCATCATGGTAGACGAAGGTCCCTCCATGAAGCGCATCCGCCCGCGTGCCAAAGGTCGCGCGGATCGTATCCTCAAGCGTACCGCTCACATCACTGTAGTGGTATCCGACGCTAAGGCTGGGAGATAA
- the rpsS gene encoding 30S ribosomal protein S19 gives MPRSLKKGPFIDLHLLKKVEKAVESGDKKPVKTWSRRSMIIPNMIGLTIAVHNGRQHVPVFVTEEMIGHKLGEFAPTRTYRGHAADKKAKKR, from the coding sequence ATGCCACGTTCTCTCAAGAAGGGTCCATTTATTGACCTGCACTTGCTGAAGAAGGTAGAGAAAGCGGTGGAAAGCGGGGATAAAAAGCCGGTTAAGACCTGGTCCCGTCGTTCAATGATCATCCCGAACATGATCGGTTTGACCATCGCTGTCCATAATGGTCGTCAGCACGTTCCGGTTTTCGTTACCGAAGAAATGATCGGTCACAAACTGGGTGAATTCGCACCGACTCGTACTTATCGCGGCCATGCTGCTGATAAGAAGGCTAAGAAGCGCTAA
- the rplB gene encoding 50S ribosomal protein L2 has translation MAIVKCKPTSPGRRHVVKIVNQELYKGKPFAALLDSKSKSGGRNNNGRITTRHIGGGHKQHYRIVDFKRDKDGIPAKVERLEYDPNRTANIALVLYADGERRYILAPKGLKAGDAIASGADAAIKVGNSLPMRNIPVGSTVHAVEMKPGKGAQLARSAGTFIQILAREGNYVTLRLRSGEVRKVLAECRATIGEVGNSEHMLRQLGKAGANRWRGIRPTVRGMAMNPVDHPHGGGEGRNKGMQPVSPWGQKAKGFKTRKNKRTDKYIVRRRNK, from the coding sequence TAAGTGCAAGCCTACTTCTCCGGGCCGCCGCCACGTCGTCAAGATCGTCAACCAAGAGCTGTACAAGGGCAAGCCCTTCGCCGCTCTGCTGGACAGCAAAAGCAAGTCCGGTGGTCGTAACAACAACGGCCGTATCACTACCCGTCATATCGGTGGTGGTCACAAGCAACACTACCGTATCGTCGACTTCAAACGCGACAAAGACGGCATTCCGGCCAAAGTAGAGCGTCTGGAATACGATCCTAACCGTACCGCAAACATCGCCCTGGTGCTGTATGCAGACGGTGAGCGTCGTTACATCCTGGCTCCGAAAGGCCTGAAAGCAGGTGATGCTATCGCTTCTGGTGCTGATGCTGCGATCAAGGTAGGTAACTCCCTGCCGATGCGTAACATCCCGGTTGGTTCTACCGTTCACGCCGTAGAAATGAAACCTGGTAAAGGTGCACAGCTGGCTCGTTCCGCTGGTACTTTCATCCAGATTCTGGCTCGTGAAGGTAACTATGTAACTCTGCGTCTGCGTTCCGGCGAAGTACGTAAAGTTCTGGCCGAGTGCCGCGCCACCATTGGTGAAGTGGGTAACTCCGAGCACATGCTGCGTCAACTGGGTAAAGCCGGTGCAAACCGCTGGCGTGGTATTCGTCCGACCGTTCGCGGTATGGCGATGAACCCGGTTGATCACCCGCACGGTGGTGGTGAGGGTCGTAACAAGGGCATGCAGCCTGTGTCCCCATGGGGCCAGAAGGCTAAGGGCTTCAAGACCCGTAAGAACAAGCGTACCGACAAGTACATCGTACGTCGTCGTAACAAGTAA